A window from Centropristis striata isolate RG_2023a ecotype Rhode Island chromosome 4, C.striata_1.0, whole genome shotgun sequence encodes these proteins:
- the LOC131970686 gene encoding G-protein coupled receptor 4-like, which yields MDNSLNDTTSIYSDYGNYGNYTDYSNRFWYTSLYGGRGYGEVAFIHFVLTCLLICLGLPLTFGAIYGLYSLVKNGEVAPIYVINLLISDIIQFCCFIVEVAQPKNTYKYFSEYGEIMDVFYYIYDYSVLASVGFMVCIALERYLVIVHPLWYRCRRTIKTSVLICVLVWILPVVPLLIQCFCDSSVSLVVYTISELLPLPLIIFFLAATLKALYASISVPADEKQRIAGMLILVLLIYLLLFLPGILMLVFWYDFIFNSNADSYPHLERLLDLSPMFLKLSPLADLVLYMILRKGTIRQLLACVSHSRTDGNEINTVTVEMSVD from the exons ATGGACAACAGCCTTAATGACACAACCAGCATCTACTCTGACTATGGCAACTACGGCAACTACACTGACTATAGCAACCGTTTTTGGTACACTTCCCTTTATGGTGGTCGCGGTTATGGTGAAGTTGCGTTCATCCACTTTGTGTTGACATGCTTACTCATTTGTCTCGGCCTTCCTTTGACCTTTGGGGCCATCTATGGTCTCTATTCTCTG gtGAAGAATGGTGAAGTTGCCCCTATCTACGTCATCAACCTTCTCATCTCTGACATCATTCAGTTCTGCTGCTTCATTGTTGAGGTGGCACAGCCGAAGAACACATACAAGTACTTTTCTGAGTATGGGGAGATAATGGATGTCTTCTACTATATTTACGACTACAGTGTGTTGGCCAGTGTTGGCTTCATGGTGTGCATCGCTCTGGAAAG GTATTTGGTCATCGTCCATCCACTGTGGTACCGCTGCAGACGAACCATCAAGACCTCTGTGCTGATCTGTGTCCTGGTCTGGATCCTCCCTGTTGTCCCTCTCCTCATTCAGTGTTTCTGTGATAGCAGTGTCTCCTTAGTCGTTTACACCATCTCGGAGCTCCTTCCTTTACCGCTGATCATATTCTTCCTGGCTGCGACCCTCAAAGCCCTGTATGCTTCCATCTCGGTCCCAGCTGACGAAAAACAACGAATTGCAGGAATGTTGATCCTGGTGCTGCTGATTTATCTGCTGCTGTTCCTGCCCGGCATTCTTATGTTAGTGTTCTGGTACGATTTCATTTTCAACTCAAATGCAGACAGCTACCCACATCTTGAACGTCTCCTCGACCTGTCTCCTATGTTTCTTAAGTTGAGTCCTCTGGCAGACTTAGTTCTGTATATGATACTAAGGAAAGGGACCATACGCCAGCTTTTGGCCTGTGTGAGTCACAGCAGAACAGACGGCAATGAAATCAACACTGTAACTGTGGAAATGTCTGTAGATTAG